In Pseudobacter ginsenosidimutans, the following are encoded in one genomic region:
- a CDS encoding SusC/RagA family TonB-linked outer membrane protein, whose protein sequence is MKKNASCNEAGSAFGGNPLLPAIRPDDLNGRYRRLYQASVPKLLLMMKLLSLFLVIALLSGYVKGTAQNVTLSGKDLTLKQVFRAIEKQTGYVVFGKQDFLAKSKPVTLNVRNLPLSALLEKVLKDQGISFELDASTLSIVLSRIPPPVTDRIDLLSLETPRILVTGTIVDTLGNPLSGASVQVKGRAGGVVSDKLGRFFLEAKEKDRIVVSFVGYEKYEFPVGKGEGNWVIVLRPSQDRMENVEVVSNGYQQLPKERATGSFTVINREMLNRSTGPDILTRLEGITNGLLFNRTVAEGEDVGEFQLESRGRATIMSESTPLIVLDNFPFEGNIRDINPNDVESVTILRDAAAASIWGARAGNGVIVITTRQGNYNRKAEISISATTNIFSKPDLFYDRRFMPSEMVMQIEKEKFERGDWLGDENLKFSFSPYAELLIKRRDHLISEEDFLAEEQRMKNTDVRNDALKYLYRNALQQQYSMNINGGSNVNKYFFSVGYDKSRSAMVGDDDRRLTLNMQNSFKPVKNLEITTRLTYTRTNANKNAFNITDLGTSRSGLRPYTRLVDENGKPVAVERNIRTATTEEAEAAGMLPWHFSPLEEIGLSDNTATGSFLNLLGNVRYQLMEGININATYQYTESNNSGREYYAPETYYVRNLVNLYTQPNGTKPIPYGGILSLSNPLQQVQHSGRIQVNGQRNFGEHDIAVLGGAEIRQAVDQSFPGSILYNYDEDLGVGTSRMDFTKTYLLYTSSGATIPGPDQNTYYKIDRYLSYFANASHTFRSKYILSGSARWDGSNLFGVKTNQKGTLLWSAGASWELSAEDFFKAKWVDYLRLRSTYGSSGNVNKGVSAYPVIDYSASSFVDPNLERYASITSPGNPSLKWERVATFNIGADWSIFNRRVSGSLEFFTKKANDLIGDAFIPPSTGIGSANNQIRSYRYNYAALRTNGIDLQVTTKNLEGPFKWQTTWIVNFAKDKVTDYYNSGTLLGVNYVGLYGFQTPLEIGRSVSGIYAFPWNGLDPSNGKVKLLKDGQSTTDYAGYLASVKPGDMVYAGVTSPVYYGSILNNLEWKRLQLSILLTWKAGYVYRRSTLFPGMEYEGIGSFHADILQKWKKPGDELVTNVPAGGGLNGYDRNEATVYMYSNSLIARGDHIAIQDINLSYSVLPGNRMSGVFKSARIFLYARNLGFLWKADRNNVDPSMPNARYPQPKQFSAGVQLAF, encoded by the coding sequence ATGAAAAAAAACGCCTCGTGTAATGAGGCTGGTTCTGCGTTTGGCGGAAACCCCTTATTACCGGCAATCAGGCCGGATGACCTGAATGGCCGCTACCGGCGGCTTTACCAGGCATCGGTCCCTAAACTGCTGTTGATGATGAAACTGCTTTCTTTATTCCTGGTCATTGCATTGCTTTCCGGCTATGTAAAAGGAACGGCTCAAAATGTTACGCTTTCCGGTAAGGACCTTACACTTAAACAGGTGTTCAGGGCCATCGAGAAACAAACCGGTTATGTAGTTTTCGGGAAACAGGATTTTCTCGCGAAAAGCAAACCTGTTACACTGAATGTACGCAATCTCCCACTGTCTGCATTACTGGAAAAAGTATTGAAGGACCAGGGCATCAGCTTCGAGCTGGATGCCAGTACCTTGAGTATTGTCTTGTCCCGCATTCCACCACCGGTCACTGATCGCATCGATCTCCTTTCCCTTGAAACGCCGCGCATATTGGTCACCGGTACAATAGTGGATACACTGGGCAACCCGCTCTCCGGCGCTTCTGTGCAGGTGAAAGGCAGGGCCGGGGGCGTTGTTTCGGATAAATTGGGACGCTTCTTTTTAGAAGCGAAGGAAAAAGACAGGATCGTTGTTTCCTTTGTTGGTTATGAAAAATATGAATTTCCAGTGGGTAAAGGAGAAGGCAACTGGGTGATTGTATTGCGACCATCCCAGGATCGCATGGAGAATGTGGAAGTGGTATCTAACGGTTACCAACAGTTGCCGAAGGAAAGGGCAACCGGATCCTTTACAGTTATCAATCGTGAAATGCTGAACCGAAGTACGGGACCGGATATCCTCACCAGGCTGGAAGGGATCACCAATGGTTTACTGTTCAACCGTACCGTGGCGGAAGGCGAGGATGTGGGCGAGTTTCAGCTGGAGAGCAGGGGACGAGCCACCATCATGTCTGAATCCACTCCTTTGATAGTGCTCGATAATTTCCCGTTTGAAGGGAATATCCGCGATATCAATCCCAACGATGTGGAGAGTGTAACTATTCTCCGGGATGCAGCTGCTGCCTCCATCTGGGGAGCCAGAGCCGGTAACGGCGTGATAGTGATCACCACACGCCAGGGAAATTATAACAGGAAGGCTGAAATCTCCATCAGCGCTACCACCAATATCTTTTCAAAACCTGATCTGTTTTACGACAGAAGATTCATGCCCTCAGAAATGGTGATGCAGATTGAAAAGGAAAAATTTGAAAGAGGCGACTGGCTGGGTGATGAGAACCTGAAATTTTCTTTTTCCCCTTATGCGGAGCTGCTCATCAAAAGAAGGGACCACCTGATCAGCGAAGAGGATTTCCTGGCAGAAGAACAGCGAATGAAAAATACTGATGTAAGGAATGATGCCCTGAAATATTTGTACCGGAATGCTTTGCAGCAACAATATTCGATGAATATCAACGGAGGCAGTAACGTGAACAAGTATTTCTTCTCCGTGGGTTACGATAAAAGCAGGTCCGCCATGGTGGGAGACGACGACAGGCGGCTTACACTCAACATGCAGAACTCATTCAAACCGGTAAAGAACCTGGAGATCACTACCAGGCTAACCTATACCAGGACCAATGCGAATAAGAATGCTTTCAATATCACTGATCTGGGCACCAGCAGGTCCGGCCTGCGCCCATATACAAGACTGGTGGATGAAAATGGAAAACCTGTTGCCGTGGAAAGGAATATCCGTACCGCTACAACAGAGGAAGCAGAAGCCGCTGGCATGCTGCCCTGGCATTTCAGTCCATTGGAAGAAATAGGATTAAGCGATAATACTGCAACAGGCTCCTTCCTGAATTTATTGGGTAATGTACGATACCAGTTGATGGAAGGCATCAATATCAATGCTACTTACCAGTACACAGAGTCTAATAATTCCGGCAGGGAATATTATGCGCCTGAAACCTATTATGTACGGAACCTGGTTAACCTCTATACACAACCGAATGGAACAAAGCCGATCCCCTATGGCGGGATCCTAAGTTTGTCAAACCCGTTGCAGCAGGTGCAGCATTCAGGTCGCATACAGGTAAACGGACAGAGGAATTTCGGCGAGCATGATATTGCTGTTCTCGGCGGTGCAGAGATCAGACAGGCTGTGGACCAGAGTTTCCCGGGATCGATATTGTATAATTATGATGAAGACCTGGGTGTAGGAACTTCCAGGATGGATTTTACCAAAACCTATTTGCTGTATACTTCCTCCGGGGCCACCATACCCGGACCGGATCAGAACACCTATTATAAAATTGACAGGTATCTCTCTTACTTTGCCAACGCTTCCCATACATTCCGGTCAAAGTACATCCTGAGCGGAAGTGCAAGATGGGATGGTTCCAATCTTTTTGGAGTGAAGACCAACCAGAAGGGAACATTGTTATGGTCCGCAGGAGCCAGTTGGGAACTATCCGCTGAAGATTTCTTTAAAGCCAAATGGGTGGATTATCTCAGGCTTCGCAGCACCTACGGAAGCAGTGGCAATGTGAACAAGGGTGTATCAGCTTACCCCGTGATCGACTATAGCGCCTCTTCCTTTGTAGACCCTAACCTTGAACGTTATGCCAGTATCACTTCACCCGGAAATCCTTCCCTTAAATGGGAACGGGTGGCAACTTTCAATATAGGCGCAGACTGGTCTATTTTCAACAGGAGAGTGAGCGGAAGCCTGGAATTCTTCACCAAAAAGGCGAATGACCTGATCGGTGATGCATTCATTCCACCGTCTACCGGTATCGGCTCCGCGAACAACCAGATCAGGTCTTACCGGTACAATTATGCAGCCCTTCGAACCAATGGTATCGATCTTCAGGTGACCACCAAAAACCTGGAGGGCCCTTTCAAATGGCAGACCACCTGGATTGTCAACTTCGCAAAGGATAAGGTAACGGATTATTACAATTCCGGAACCCTGCTGGGCGTGAACTATGTGGGACTTTACGGATTCCAGACTCCTCTGGAAATAGGTCGTTCCGTATCCGGCATCTATGCATTTCCCTGGAATGGGCTAGACCCGTCGAACGGAAAAGTGAAGCTTTTGAAAGATGGACAAAGCACAACCGACTATGCAGGATATCTGGCTTCAGTAAAGCCGGGAGACATGGTGTATGCCGGTGTTACCAGTCCTGTTTACTATGGATCCATACTCAATAATCTTGAATGGAAACGGCTGCAGTTGAGCATTCTGTTGACCTGGAAAGCGGGGTATGTTTACAGGAGATCAACACTGTTCCCCGGTATGGAGTATGAAGGAATTGGTTCTTTTCATGCAGATATTCTGCAAAAATGGAAAAAACCGGGAGATGAGCTGGTAACCAATGTGCCGGCCGGTGGCGGCCTGAACGGATACGACAGGAATGAGGCTACCGTATACATGTATTCGAATTCACTGATTGCGCGCGGAGATCATATTGCCATCCAGGATATCAACCTGAGTTACTCGGTCCTGCCCGGCAACAGGATGTCCGGTGTATTCAAATCGGCCAGGATCTTCCTGTATGCGCGTAACCTGGGCTTCCTGTGGAAGGCAGACCGGAACAATGTGGATCCGTCCATGCCCAATGCAAGATACCCTCAACCAAAACAGTTCAGTGCGGGTGTTCAACTCGCTTTTTAA
- a CDS encoding FecR family protein encodes MSEILIDITILELLHKKVKEGSLLPAEAELLENWAGSSVHHRALADRIGNSKLLLADLSERYALNSDMAWKRVAARTVEKETASLKAPVRRINVIRRWWGAAAILLLAGIGTYFFTTIQKDKAPSIVENRSADIPAGKDGAVLTLADGSQVSLDSVQNATIALQGGVTAKVVDGTLIYEGTGNEAVYNTVSTPKGRKYRVILPDGTIAWLNAASNIRYPSAFSGAERKVELKGEAYFEVAKNNKKPFRVTINEKAEVQVLGTSFNIKAYDNEPVVRTTLLEGSVRVKNGKEEKVLRPGEQARMGAGIELSKEVDIDQVMAWKNGLFNFDGAGIEEIMKQLERWYDIEVIYENGIPATTFFGKISARNSLQKVLSILEKSEVKFRLENGRQLVILQ; translated from the coding sequence ATGTCAGAGATACTCATCGATATTACCATACTTGAGCTTCTTCATAAGAAAGTGAAGGAGGGATCCCTCTTGCCGGCAGAAGCAGAATTGCTGGAAAACTGGGCAGGCTCTTCTGTTCATCACCGTGCCCTTGCAGACCGGATCGGTAACAGCAAATTGTTGCTGGCAGATCTGTCTGAGCGGTATGCGCTGAACAGTGATATGGCCTGGAAGCGTGTTGCAGCAAGAACAGTGGAAAAAGAGACAGCTTCATTGAAGGCGCCCGTTCGCAGGATCAATGTTATACGCCGCTGGTGGGGCGCTGCAGCGATCCTGTTGCTGGCAGGTATTGGAACTTATTTCTTTACTACCATTCAAAAAGATAAAGCCCCTTCGATTGTTGAAAACAGATCAGCCGATATCCCTGCCGGCAAAGATGGTGCTGTACTCACATTGGCAGATGGTTCACAGGTTTCGCTGGATTCTGTTCAAAATGCCACCATCGCATTGCAGGGCGGAGTTACCGCCAAAGTGGTGGATGGAACCCTTATCTATGAAGGAACAGGAAATGAAGCAGTGTACAATACTGTATCAACTCCTAAAGGAAGGAAATACCGCGTGATCTTACCCGATGGAACTATTGCCTGGTTAAATGCAGCGAGTAATATCAGGTATCCCTCCGCGTTCTCAGGTGCAGAGAGAAAAGTGGAATTGAAAGGAGAAGCTTATTTCGAAGTGGCGAAGAATAATAAGAAACCTTTCAGGGTGACCATAAACGAAAAGGCTGAAGTGCAAGTGCTCGGCACCAGTTTCAATATCAAGGCATACGATAATGAACCAGTTGTGAGAACAACACTGCTGGAAGGATCGGTACGAGTAAAAAATGGAAAAGAGGAAAAGGTTTTGCGTCCCGGTGAACAAGCCCGGATGGGGGCCGGAATAGAACTTTCAAAAGAAGTGGACATAGATCAGGTGATGGCCTGGAAGAACGGGCTGTTCAATTTTGACGGCGCAGGAATAGAAGAGATCATGAAACAACTCGAACGCTGGTATGATATAGAAGTGATCTATGAAAATGGGATCCCGGCTACTACCTTCTTCGGAAAAATAAGTGCACGGAACAGTTTGCAGAAAGTCCTTTCCATACTGGAGAAATCGGAAGTTAAGTTCCGGCTTGAAAATGGAAGGCAACTGGTGATCCTGCAATAA
- a CDS encoding RNA polymerase sigma factor — translation MHQITRQTPLFPGQPYEEKELLKLIADGDHAAFQRLFHAHYTALSFFARTIVGDMSTAEDLVQDAFVRLWEKRQTLSHQGNLRSFLYTIVKNVCVDFLRKLNNRTAKQEEFAYLAGHNSAFLEAGVLQEELLRLVMSEMEMLPEKYRRVIRMIFIEGLSYEQISQQLDLSEAAVRKQKERALKLLNNAVLNRTGLPVLLISAQLFFLADFVTKR, via the coding sequence TTGCACCAGATTACCAGACAAACCCCATTGTTCCCCGGCCAACCATACGAAGAAAAAGAACTGCTCAAGCTGATAGCGGATGGAGACCATGCTGCTTTCCAGCGTTTATTCCACGCCCATTATACGGCTCTTTCCTTTTTTGCCCGGACGATCGTGGGAGACATGTCCACAGCCGAAGACCTCGTACAGGACGCCTTCGTTCGTTTATGGGAAAAACGGCAGACACTTTCCCACCAGGGCAATCTTCGCTCCTTTCTCTATACGATCGTTAAGAATGTTTGTGTTGATTTTCTGCGAAAGCTCAACAACAGAACGGCAAAGCAGGAAGAGTTCGCTTACCTGGCGGGCCACAACAGCGCCTTCCTGGAAGCCGGTGTACTGCAGGAAGAACTGCTCCGGCTTGTGATGAGCGAGATGGAAATGCTGCCGGAAAAGTACAGGCGGGTGATCCGGATGATCTTCATCGAAGGGTTGAGTTACGAACAGATCAGTCAACAACTGGATCTCTCGGAAGCCGCAGTTCGCAAACAAAAGGAGCGGGCATTGAAATTATTGAACAATGCCGTATTGAACAGGACCGGTCTTCCTGTACTCCTGATATCCGCCCAATTATTTTTCCTGGCGGATTTTGTCACAAAACGATAA
- a CDS encoding RNA polymerase sigma factor, with translation MNYYLPTETELIDAFHRSDQRADRLLFNRHFRALCVYAENIVGNMQEAEDLVVIVFQKMMAMRMEFQSSSGISAFLYTSTRNAALNANRNNKQRTLAKERFMYLEPIASSQKDSGQNEIIMIELLSHIYQEMENLPHKCRTIFKLYFLQQMSSDEIAGSLGISPQTARTQKARAIQLLRIRVWRKAQQLIDLVLIIFLLQ, from the coding sequence ATGAACTACTATCTGCCAACCGAGACAGAACTGATCGATGCTTTTCACAGAAGCGATCAGAGAGCCGACAGATTACTCTTCAACCGGCATTTCAGGGCTCTTTGTGTGTATGCAGAAAATATCGTCGGCAATATGCAGGAAGCCGAAGACCTGGTAGTAATAGTTTTCCAGAAAATGATGGCTATGAGAATGGAGTTCCAATCCAGTTCCGGCATCTCAGCCTTCCTCTATACCTCAACCCGTAATGCAGCCCTCAACGCAAACCGTAATAACAAACAGCGGACCCTCGCCAAAGAACGGTTCATGTATCTCGAACCAATAGCATCCTCACAAAAAGATTCAGGACAGAACGAGATCATCATGATCGAACTGCTTTCACATATTTACCAGGAGATGGAAAACCTCCCCCATAAATGCCGAACCATCTTCAAACTATATTTCCTGCAACAGATGAGCTCCGATGAAATTGCAGGATCATTAGGTATCAGCCCCCAGACTGCCCGTACCCAGAAAGCAAGGGCCATTCAATTACTCAGGATCAGGGTTTGGAGGAAAGCGCAACAACTCATCGATCTTGTACTGATCATTTTCCTGCTCCAATAA
- a CDS encoding FecR family protein, translating to MQTKQVVELLKKHLSGDLTDAESVRLAEWIQASEENAALFDNLNDPDFLEAKLCRFESVDADRSWKKLMSLQENAADVQVPPRRSVFKKIWPLASAAVVLLFFSVWLFSGEHSFFNKNKSFKTRLGEKLSFRLPDGSQVILNSGSHLSITDGFNKTNREIKLEGEAYFDIAPKASIPFIIRTGAMKLSVLGTAFNVRAYPEEKAEVTSLLRGKVEITVAEENQGAAHRYILVPYQKLIVEKQPDSIQKAVQVKNSSTTASHGIQIDSLKKSQLGSINEIAWLENKLVFDNEPLSSVAARIEKWYGIKTIIETPELEPIMCTGSFETEPLDKVLESMQFSIPMLKFRKVEDNTVLILYK from the coding sequence ATGCAAACAAAGCAGGTTGTAGAACTATTAAAGAAACACCTGTCCGGTGACCTCACAGATGCCGAATCTGTGCGGCTGGCTGAATGGATACAGGCTTCAGAAGAGAATGCCGCTCTCTTCGATAACCTGAATGATCCTGATTTTCTCGAAGCAAAATTATGCAGGTTTGAATCGGTGGACGCGGATCGCAGCTGGAAAAAACTAATGAGCCTGCAAGAAAACGCAGCAGATGTGCAAGTTCCTCCCCGCAGATCTGTTTTCAAAAAGATATGGCCCCTCGCCTCAGCAGCAGTAGTGCTTCTTTTTTTCTCAGTGTGGCTCTTTTCAGGCGAACATTCTTTCTTCAACAAGAACAAATCCTTCAAAACACGGTTAGGGGAAAAGCTGAGCTTCAGACTGCCCGATGGCTCGCAGGTTATCCTGAACAGCGGCAGCCATCTTTCCATTACGGATGGCTTCAACAAAACCAACCGGGAAATTAAACTCGAAGGAGAAGCTTATTTTGATATCGCCCCCAAAGCATCCATTCCATTTATCATCCGCACCGGCGCCATGAAGCTTAGTGTATTGGGCACGGCCTTCAACGTAAGGGCATACCCTGAAGAAAAAGCAGAAGTGACCTCGCTGCTAAGGGGAAAAGTGGAAATAACTGTTGCGGAAGAAAATCAGGGTGCAGCACACCGCTACATTCTGGTGCCTTATCAAAAGCTGATAGTTGAAAAGCAGCCTGACAGCATTCAAAAAGCAGTACAAGTTAAGAATAGCAGTACTACCGCATCACATGGCATCCAAATTGACAGTCTGAAGAAAAGCCAACTGGGAAGCATCAACGAAATAGCCTGGTTGGAAAACAAACTTGTTTTCGATAATGAACCCCTGAGTTCAGTTGCCGCCAGAATTGAAAAATGGTATGGTATTAAGACCATCATAGAAACACCTGAACTGGAACCGATCATGTGCACAGGAAGCTTTGAAACGGAACCACTGGATAAAGTGCTGGAGAGTATGCAGTTTTCCATTCCAATGCTGAAGTTCAGAAAAGTAGAAGACAATACGGTATTGATACTGTACAAATAA
- a CDS encoding SusC/RagA family TonB-linked outer membrane protein has translation MRLTSIFLLACSLQVVANVNGQDAKVTLNAKQVSLEKFFKLIEKQTAYHFFYSASIIPVNEKVDVNAVNEPLSSVLNKLLPGIGLRYKMISDKVISITVDDHRSPAPPQQINGIVTDDKGDPVVGASVVLNPGNRGTSTSTDGKFVFTSVEPGSYTIEVSFVGYNSESQKVTVSSSTVNLNIKLAVSDSKTETAVVVTAFGVTQKKRALGYSVQEVRSQAITESHQPNIVNALQGKVAGVQITNSGGSPGASSIMLIRGGTSLSGNNQPLYVIDGIPMDNSTAITQGNNMVASSAPPSNRAIDINPEDIASITVLKGPAAAALYGLRAASGVVIITTKRGASGKATLNYSGTLSTDKVSHLPDMQSTYKQGEQGAYDPAAIGSWGPTFSQGEPIYDNLGNFFKSGFAQRHDISVSGGTDNSTFYGSASLLDQDGIVPSTSFSRKSFRLAADSRLSSKLKIGGNASYSHTDRGYVLQGKGVSETSSTTTSGGGTMMGVIFWPKNDDMRNYLNADGTQRTIVGTDNPYWGVERNPLSEKVDRMLFIGNVEYDPFKFLNITYRLGTDYFTSSFSSVRGAGTTIIGEEKGAISNSTRKNQITTSTLLVTGKHTIKDLNLSLTVGNNVESFQSNTEFAYGRNFIDPSFPSINNTLPSDRLTSSSIQRRRIVGLFGDLSIDWKGIAYLNVRGRNDWSSTLPVDAQSFFYPAVSGTVIVTDLLDEFGMKREGKVLSYAKVRASWARVGKDAPPHVLATTLSNVTNTFTINPRGFILNANDFYGNPTLRPEFTNSIEIGAEARFIDNRLGLDFTYYRTLSDDQILGTRTPPTSGSFLSYLNGGSIENKGIEVILNATPVKSKDFTWTLDLNFAKNKATVKSLPGSLDRVELSDAWAAGNVAQGAAFLNGSLFGINGNVWKRNNAGELLLTDAGYPQVQSTLKQIGDRNPDWLGGITNTLNYKNFSLSFMWDLRVGGDIYNATENYLVRSGLSTKTLKRGSTQVFDGIIESSGNKNTQSVVLDQNFYETLYPFQGYDFVEDGSWYRLRYATLNYTLPSKLLSKTPFSRAMVSITGRNLILITDYSGVDPEVSGSGAGVGGSGSFGFDNLGIPATRGFDFSLKVTF, from the coding sequence ATGAGACTCACAAGTATTTTCCTGTTAGCATGCAGTCTACAAGTTGTTGCAAATGTAAATGGACAGGACGCCAAAGTGACGCTGAATGCAAAACAGGTCAGCCTGGAGAAATTCTTCAAGCTGATCGAAAAGCAAACAGCCTATCATTTCTTTTACAGTGCATCCATTATTCCTGTAAATGAAAAAGTGGATGTGAATGCAGTGAACGAACCGCTAAGCAGTGTGCTGAACAAGCTCCTGCCCGGCATCGGGCTTCGTTACAAGATGATCAGCGACAAAGTGATCAGTATCACCGTTGACGATCATCGCAGTCCTGCACCACCACAACAGATCAACGGGATTGTCACGGATGACAAAGGCGATCCGGTAGTGGGCGCATCAGTAGTACTGAACCCCGGCAACCGGGGAACCAGTACCAGCACCGATGGTAAATTCGTATTCACTTCTGTTGAGCCGGGTAGTTACACCATCGAGGTTTCCTTTGTTGGTTACAATTCCGAATCACAAAAGGTAACAGTTTCTTCCAGTACGGTAAACCTGAATATCAAACTGGCAGTAAGCGACAGCAAAACAGAAACAGCTGTAGTGGTTACAGCATTTGGTGTTACGCAAAAGAAAAGGGCATTGGGTTATTCAGTTCAGGAAGTAAGATCGCAGGCAATTACAGAATCACATCAACCCAATATCGTGAATGCCCTGCAGGGAAAAGTGGCCGGTGTACAGATCACCAATTCCGGCGGATCTCCGGGCGCCTCTTCCATCATGCTCATTCGCGGCGGTACATCACTGAGTGGCAATAACCAGCCATTATATGTGATCGATGGTATCCCGATGGACAACAGCACCGCCATTACCCAGGGCAATAATATGGTAGCCAGCAGCGCACCTCCTTCCAACAGGGCCATTGATATCAACCCGGAAGATATTGCCAGCATCACTGTTCTGAAAGGCCCTGCTGCTGCAGCGCTCTACGGTCTGCGCGCTGCTTCGGGAGTAGTGATCATCACTACCAAGAGAGGCGCTTCAGGAAAAGCCACACTGAACTATTCAGGTACGCTCTCCACAGATAAAGTAAGCCATCTGCCCGACATGCAGAGCACCTACAAACAAGGTGAACAGGGCGCATATGATCCTGCTGCCATCGGCTCCTGGGGACCAACATTCAGCCAGGGAGAACCGATCTACGACAATCTCGGCAACTTCTTCAAATCAGGATTTGCACAGAGACACGATATCTCCGTCAGCGGTGGAACCGATAATTCCACCTTCTATGGCTCCGCCTCTCTCCTTGACCAGGATGGCATCGTTCCTTCCACCAGCTTCTCCAGGAAATCCTTCCGGCTTGCAGCTGACTCGCGCCTCAGCAGCAAATTGAAAATAGGCGGCAATGCCAGCTATTCGCATACAGACAGAGGATATGTGCTGCAGGGCAAAGGCGTATCTGAAACATCCTCCACCACCACCAGCGGCGGCGGCACCATGATGGGCGTGATCTTCTGGCCAAAGAATGATGATATGCGTAATTATCTCAATGCAGACGGAACACAACGCACTATCGTAGGAACAGACAATCCCTACTGGGGCGTGGAGCGCAACCCGCTATCAGAAAAGGTAGACAGGATGCTCTTCATCGGAAATGTGGAATATGATCCATTCAAATTCCTCAATATCACCTACCGCCTCGGAACGGATTATTTCACCAGTTCCTTCTCCAGTGTAAGGGGTGCAGGCACCACTATCATCGGTGAAGAAAAAGGAGCTATTTCCAACTCCACCCGCAAGAACCAGATCACCACTTCCACCTTGCTGGTCACCGGAAAGCACACCATCAAAGATCTTAACCTGAGCCTCACCGTTGGTAACAACGTGGAAAGCTTCCAATCAAATACAGAGTTCGCTTACGGGCGCAACTTCATCGATCCCAGTTTCCCCAGCATCAATAATACCTTACCAAGCGACCGCCTCACATCCAGCTCCATTCAAAGAAGAAGGATCGTGGGCCTCTTCGGAGATCTGAGTATCGACTGGAAAGGGATTGCTTATCTGAATGTAAGAGGCAGGAACGATTGGTCTTCCACCCTGCCGGTAGATGCACAATCTTTCTTCTATCCTGCAGTGAGCGGAACCGTGATCGTAACAGACCTGCTGGATGAATTTGGAATGAAACGCGAAGGCAAGGTGTTGTCCTATGCAAAAGTACGCGCCTCCTGGGCCAGGGTTGGTAAAGATGCGCCACCGCACGTGCTTGCCACCACCCTTTCCAATGTGACCAATACATTCACCATCAATCCCCGCGGATTCATCCTCAATGCAAATGATTTCTATGGCAACCCAACCCTTCGTCCGGAGTTCACCAACTCCATAGAGATCGGTGCGGAAGCCAGGTTCATCGATAACAGGCTGGGACTGGATTTCACATACTACCGCACATTGTCAGACGATCAGATCCTGGGCACCAGAACGCCGCCCACTTCCGGCTCCTTCCTTTCTTACCTGAATGGCGGGTCCATCGAAAACAAGGGCATTGAAGTGATCCTGAATGCAACTCCTGTAAAGAGCAAGGATTTCACCTGGACGCTGGACCTGAACTTTGCGAAGAACAAAGCCACAGTGAAATCTCTGCCAGGCAGCCTGGACCGTGTTGAGCTGTCTGATGCATGGGCAGCAGGTAACGTAGCACAGGGTGCTGCTTTCCTGAATGGAAGTCTCTTCGGTATCAATGGTAATGTATGGAAACGGAATAACGCCGGAGAACTGCTGCTCACAGACGCCGGCTATCCACAGGTGCAATCCACATTGAAGCAGATCGGCGACAGGAACCCCGACTGGCTCGGCGGCATCACCAATACCCTCAACTATAAGAATTTCTCACTCTCCTTCATGTGGGACCTGAGAGTTGGAGGAGATATTTACAATGCCACAGAAAATTACCTCGTTAGGTCCGGTCTCAGCACCAAAACGCTGAAACGTGGCTCTACACAGGTATTTGATGGCATCATCGAATCCTCCGGCAACAAGAACACTCAATCCGTGGTACTGGATCAGAACTTTTATGAAACCCTCTATCCTTTCCAGGGATATGATTTCGTGGAAGATGGTTCGTGGTATCGTTTGCGTTATGCCACACTGAATTATACCCTTCCTTCGAAACTACTGAGCAAAACGCCTTTCAGCAGGGCAATGGTTTCCATTACAGGTCGTAACCTCATACTGATCACCGACTATTCCGGCGTAGACCCTGAAGTATCAGGCAGCGGCGCTGGTGTTGGCGGTAGCGGCTCCTTCGGTTTCGATAACCTGGGTATCCCTGCAACACGTGGTTTCGATTTCAGTTTGAAAGTAACGTTCTAA